Within the Tenrec ecaudatus isolate mTenEca1 chromosome 7, mTenEca1.hap1, whole genome shotgun sequence genome, the region TGTGACTACCCATGTATGTCAATGTAGTGCAGATCACCAAGCCACTCCCTCGAGGTGCTTTTAGGGCAGGGGGATTTCGTGCCACCAGCTCAGCTGGTAGCCAAGTGCTTAATACACACCAAACAAAGACCGGAATCCACAACGATAGGCCTCCTCTAGGTCCAAGAACAACCCTGCTGACCATCAGAAGCTACACGGCCAAATCGGGAGACTCGGTAAGTTCTGGGGTTCGAGAGCTCTGCCCCACCCTTGGCTCCATTTTTAAATGTAATAAAGACATTTCTCTATCCGAGGTTGAATGCCGTGTTTAACAATCCCACTCTCAAACTGGGAAAGCAGGACTgcagccctggtccacccatgcTACTGTGGTGTCATCTGTCCCTGGGAACAAGCGGCCCTCCCACCTAGATCCTGGGTCCTTCAACCTCCATTGCCAGTGCACTTGGTCTCTGTCATTGTTGCTCTTGAGTGCtctcaggtcaattccaactcatggtgaccctacaggagggggcagaactgccccaaggGTGCACCTAaagagctgctggtaggtttgaactgcaaacctatTAGTTAACAGCCAAGCTCTTAAACATTGCACCACCCAGAGTTCCCTTCTGGGTCCCATAGAATTCCCAGACCATATGCCAAACTGCTTCCAGGGCATGGACTGGCTCCTCCCAAGAGATACTCTTTCCCCAGTGTCAGCGACTAGACACAGAGGCTGGTACATCCGGCACAATGCTCTCCATGCAGTGGGAAAACCATGCCCGGGAGAAAATGGAACCAGATCCTGGGCCAGGGAccaaaccaaaactaaactcatgtcattgagtcaacgctagctcacagcggccctgctgtgggtttccgagactgtaattgtgtatgggagtagaaagcccagtctttctcccgaagagctgctggtgttctgaactgccaaccatgcggattgcagcccaacgcttaacgaCAACACCATCACAGCTCCTGGGCAGTATCTCTACCTTGATAACACAACACTATCTCCCAGAACATTCCGACACAGAACCCTGGGACGTCTGTAAAGTCTACATCCACACCCAGTTTCCAGGTCACTAGCCAGGTGGGTGGAGGAGACTCATTTTGTATAAACACCTGTTAGCTAAACTCACAACTTTTAACCATTCAGATCATGATACACAGGGCCAGGGGTCATCTTGTATGAAaaccaagaaaaccaaactcactggtctccggtcaattctgactggtagcaactgtacagacGGAGTAGATCaacccctgtggtttccaaggctggaaatctttttcaggagtagaaaatcctcatcgttctcctgaggagaggttggtgggttcacttttgaccttgtggttaacagttgtAACGCCAACAGGTGGGCCTGGTGGTTAGAATGTGAATTCAGAGCCACACTGCCTGTGTAGATGTCCCTGCTCCACCACTCACCACTCTATGAGTTTGGGAACACCTCTGGCTATCAGTTGACCCATCAGTGAAGCAGGGCTAAGAACAGGACCCTGCTCACTGGGAGGTCTTCGTGAACTTGTGCATACGAAGTGCTTAGAACAGCACCTGGCACATAACAAAAGTCAGCTGTgactgagtcaactccaactaaCCAACGGTGACCCCACCTGTGTCATGAgagaactatgtacgtcccatagagGATGCACACATCATTAAAGGGGAGGTACtgttaattttaaaaagtggggATGGGAAGGAAGTGGTAGTATCTGATCTCTACCTTCAGAACACAAAaatctcaccaccatcaagttgatttcactccatagcgaccccacaggatagagtagaactttggatttcccagactgtaaacctttcccagagtagaaaaaatgcctcaactttctcctgaagagccactggtggcttcaaactgctgaccttgtgattagccacccaaagcataacccactataccaccggggatgggggaggggggaatcacCGTTATCACATCAGCTGCCCAAGGTCCACATCTAGGAGAAAGGGGTCAGATAaacctccaccctccaaccttcctTACCAATTTTGACCCCAACCATCCCTCCACAGGCTTGATAACTCATTGTAATGGCCCAACAGAACACATAGACAACACTCACAATTAGGAGGTTACtaaggaagctaacaggttacaaatGCTTAGGATATAATTATACAGTCGGGacagggttgtttgtttttttttggcggggggtggTTCAGTCATGCTCATAGGCAGGTCTCTCTTGTGTCTTTTCCCTCTCAGCCAcgtggccccttggcctctgccttgcttgggcaatgttacaaagttctttgagGGTtgccaataaatgtccaaagggctgCCACTCCCCCATAAGCCTCAAACTCAAGGCACTAAttaagctccatgggtcagcaaacttagctcctccaattaagtgcctggaggcaccccactccacaagctagCCTCCTGCTATCTAAGGTATTCCGCTTTACTAGCTCTGGGGGCTGGGGAAGTTCACCACTGTCCCACGCTCTGGCTTTTGGTCCTGCCACTTCTCTGTCACTTCCCTGGTGTCATAGTTTTCTGTCCCTGGATTGAGGAGGCCTGATATGCAGGGATCTCAGCATCCAAAAGCTATGCTCTACTCCTGGCTTGGTAGCAGCAATAGTCAGGTGCCTCCTTCTTCTGAAATGGCTATTCCTACCCAGCAAGGTGATAATACTGATCCACCTCTTCATTAGATTCCCATGTTTTAATCATCACAGTTAACTTGTTAAAAATCACTCATAACTCAATCATCTAGTCCCATCAGCATCTTCCCTCTTCTCTTACCCAGATCCATCAGAAAGAAACGGAAGCACACCAGTCATTTCAGCGGGACTTACAAAGACGAAGTACCACAGATAAATAATAAAAGGTAAAAACCCACAgctatcgagttggttctgacttacagtAATTCTATAAAAAAGAGTagatacaaatctggctagaccagaggatgtacactggtacagataggtactggaaatgccgggaatccagggcggatgatcccttcagaggccggtggtgtgagtggcgatactgggagggcacagagggtgggttggaaagggagaactgattacaaggatctacatgtgacctctccctggggacggacaacagaaaagtgggtgaaggaagacgtcggagagtacaagatatgataaaataatattttgtaaattatcaagggttcatgagagagggggagtggggagggaggggaaaatgaggagttgatgccaggggcttgggtggagagcagatgttttgagaatgatgagggcaatgaatgtacaaatgtgctttacacaatcgatgtatgtatggattgtgacctaataaaactattaaaaataaattaaaaagaatagAACGGTCCCCTaaattttccaagatggtaaatatttacagaagtagacactTTCACCATTCTGCCACGgagtggttggtgagtttcaaccactgcccttgcagttagcagctcagtgcttaaccaaCTGCTACACTAAGACTACTTAATAAGTCAATATTAGCTATTAATAACTCCAAAATACTGCAGACTTCTAGATCAGGCCACAGCCAAGCTATTTCAGGTATTCTTGCCCTGTCCCGTCTCATTTTACATGACAGGCTTTCTGACACTCCAAAAGACAGTGTCATCTCATCTGAAAAAGCCACGTCACCTACTGACTGACCTGCCTGGGTCATGCCCTTCTGGAATCAAGCACAGAATCATGCTCATTTCCTGCCCCAACTCAGCAGGGTAACTGGGGCCCAGGGCCAGCCTAAAGTTTGGCAAATGAGGTTTCTGTGTTGACATCATAAGCTAAACATTCAAAAACACCACCAATTCTCAaggtaaaaaggacatttcctAATCTCCGCATTCACGAAGTCCTCACTTACAAGTCAGTGTAGACCTTTCTGGATTCACAAAGATGCTCTAAGCAGAGAGGGGAAGAGACCCTAAATCCACACAGTGAGCCTCACCCAGGAGACTGGATGGAAAAAGACAGTCCTTGATTTGGCTACTTACCAATCCACATGTTTTTATTATTCAATGAAGGCGTACCGTCAGCCTATTCATGCTCTGCTGGCAACCTTCCCTATGATCCCTAATCTTTCTGTAGAAAATGACAGAGCCAACACCTTGATGGGAAATGCTTGCCACACTTTAATGGCATGCAGCCTCTCTTCCAGTAAGTTGTATTGTTCCAACCCCCATCCTTACTCTTCCAAATCGCTAGCTGCTTTGCTGTGGGTGGGAGGTCTAAAATCCATCGGGATTGGAGGgcacagaaaagaaaaacattcaaGGTTTTCCATTCCCTTTGAAACACGCTTAATGCCTACCTGCTCAAGATAGTGAAAATCCCAACATCCAATATTTCAACATCCCTCCAAAGAATTTGCATTTTTTTCACATTACCATAGATGATCCGCCAACTAGAACCCTCTCCTAGACTCCACCTAATTAGCCTCTCCAAAAATGAGCTGTTCAAAAGCAGTGGTGATCTCAACAGTAGTTTTTCGATTAAGTCAAATCTTCTCCAAACCCAAGATGGAGTCTAAAGGCTGGTATGAAATACACGCCAGAGCCTTGCTTAATTGAATTCGACAGAGGCAAGATAGAGCACATCTTCTCCCGGCAGGATCTCACCTATAGCAAATACATTGTTTCTTTAGAGTTTTGCCAACTTGCTCTAAAAATCCTATGAACATTTCCAATTTCTCCCAGTGTTTTTTAATTTatgcaattaaatgtgtgtgtgtgtgtgtgtgtgtgtatttccccCTAAGAAGCCGGCTGGAGAAACATTATTTTTACAAGCCTACTAATCATACAGACAAGCTTTATTGTATCATAATCATGCAGGAGTCCCTAATGAAAATGCTAGTGTTCCCTGTGTCGCGCATGAATGTGCAAGAGAAGATGTATTCACAATAGGCCAGGAGAAGTGGGAGGTGGAGAAGCAGCCCTGAATTGCTGAAAGCCAGCAAGTCGGTTCCTTCACCTGGCTTGGGTTTTCTGCCAAAGCGCACGGGCAGGGAGGTGAACACAAATCTAGCTCTAACTTCGGATTCCAAACCCTGCATTATTAATCGCCTTCCCGTGGCCACCCATTCCAGATTCCATGCCTGAAGGGGCAGCGAGCACTTCATTCCCAACTGCTCCTACCAGACTCCCATGGGGCAGCCTTGGGCTCGCGGACATTTTTCTAGCGTTCGTTTGCTACCGCTATTCTGACCCTTTCGCCCGCGTCCTGAGTTCCCCGGCTGTGGAAAGTCACAGCCTCgcgaagggcaggggcgcttAGAGCGCAGCCTGGAGCGAACGCCACCCGCGGGGCTCCCTTCCCATGACCaccagggtcgccccaggctcCGGTTTTGTGCGCACCCAAAGGGGTGACTCGGCTTGGGAAGTGAGGAAAACCCAACTGTTTCCAACAAAGCCCGGTGGGTGTGCGCGGCTTGGGAAGTGCAAGGACGATTTGCGGGGCACGCGTGGGGCTGCCTGGAAAAGGGGGGCGCTCAATCCACGGTTTGGGTGAAATGTAAAGAGAGAGATCACCAGTACCTCTCTCCTGGTCCATGCAAGCTTTCAGGTGTCTTTCTTTTACCCTTCCCCCGAAACTCGGGCTGCTGGGACCCCAGCAATGAATGCTATTTCCCCACCACAGCTAGGGCGCAGCAGGGGTGAGCCACCTCCAAGCCCCCAGCTTCTCGCAGACGCGCCAGCGGCTCGGAGGGGAGCGACGCGCTTCGCTGGTTCAGTCCCACCACCAAGGGGCGTACAGCTCCCCGAGCCCCCTGCAGCTAAACCCAGGCAGCGGCGCCCCAGGCGCTGCGCCCCGACCCTGGGGCCACTCCGCGAAGAGCGCGCGCCGCGCGGCGCTCCCAGCGCTCGGTCCCGGGGGTCCAGGCTTGCATCCCGGAGAGctaggtgggcagagcagggtcgCGGGAGGCCCCTGCTTCTCCGGGCTCCGAGCCCCGTACCTCGCAGCCGTACAGCTGACCCAGCTGCTCCACGATCCACTCCTCCAGCACCAGCCGCTTCCGCAGCTCCTTCCGATCGTATTTCACCGTCACTTTTCCCTGCTGGTGGcgtcgctgctgctgctgctgctgctggagctgCCCGCCGGCCGCCGCGGCCACCGGCGTCGAGTCCTCTCGGGAGGAGCCCGCGCTGCGGCTGGAGCCCGGGCTGCCGCCGGCGCCGCCCCGGGGGCTCTGGAAGAAGACccgcgcgccgccgccgccgccggccccgCCGGCCGCCTCGCTGCTGCCCGTCGCCACCGACATGTCCGCGCGCGGCCCCGAGCGCGCCCGGCGCCGCTACTACCCCCGGCCGGGCCGCGGCAGGCGCGGGCTCCGGCACCTGCTTCGCGCGCCGCGCGCTCCCAGGCCAGTCGGGCGGAGCCGGCAGCGGCGGAGGGCGGAGGCAAGGGCGGGGACCGCGGCCTTAAAGACGCCGCCGAGGACCTGCGCGCGAGCCGGCCTGCGGACCCCGGAGGGGCAGACGGGGATCGGGTGCCAGGTGCCGGTGAGACCGGGGCTCCAGCCTCCCGCCGCGCTGAGCTGGGAGCGCGCCGCCGGGCTCGCACCGAGGCCTCCTCGCCCTCCGCCTCCTCGGGCGGCTGGGACGTGCCTCCgcctctccccgccccaccccgcggCGGGCGCCCGGCACATTCCTGGTCTTGCCCCAATGTGCGTGCGAGAAAAATCGACGAGGCGAGGTTTGAGCAATCCGATAGCCACCACGcccggggggaaaaaaaaggggggtgtgggggtggaccAGCTTTGCTTTTCCTTGCAAAGCCACTGTTGAATCGTAGGCAAAGCCTTAAAGACATCTGTGTCGCCAAAGGTCGAAGTGGCTGGGGACATCAGAGTGCAAACCTTTCTGGGCACGAATTGAGACGTTTTCCCTAGCTTCACATTTGGCTTATTGCTTCCCCAGCAAAGCCAGCGCTCCTCCCGTAATGTTAAATCCACACAATCTCCCTCTCTCGTTGTGCCCCGGGAAGCAACCTCAATGACGAACTCAACTTTGGAAACCTCATATAACCCAGCAGAGTTACACATGAATGGGCTTATTATAAggctggggagaaggggaggggaggagattgTACACAGAAGCCGGCGTGTGTAGGTGTGTACAATGGTACGTTTCTGCTGTACAAAAAAAACACGTTTCTGTTCCCACAGCAGAAGGCGCCCACAGAGATGTGCAAATACCAGCAGCCGCTTTCAtgaccattaaaaaaataaaataagaaccaGCTTTGGTCAAGGTTACTACTGGCAGCTGCCCAAGGAAGTTCTCGGAGATATAGAGGTAGCTAAGTCAGTTCCTCTGAAAACTTTCTTGGAGGGGAAATTCTCTTTGGGATTCCAGAGGAGCCCTGTGGCGGGAACAGAGGCTGGGACAACAGGGCTTTTCTGCTGGCTTTTCTGGCTCTGTAGCCCTGGGCACGCAGGTTTATGATCCCTTTGTTCCTCCATTTGGGGCTTTCCAGCTAGAGTCCTGGTGGGGATTTTCCCAGTGATGAAGCCTGGGGCCCACTGCCCAGATAGATGGCTTGGGAAAACAGTGAAAGAGAAGGGATCTAGGAGAGGTCATGCTGGGAGAGAGAGGGTTACCCTGCTGTTAACCAAAATACTAGAAATAGAGCATCATTGAGCTTGTTAAAAATCCAAATGTAACAGTTTCCTCCCTTGCAGGAAAAAATGCCCTTTAAAGCTGAATCCAATCCGCAGGGATGTTCTAACTCAGTAATGGAGGCAAGCCAGATCATTCAGATCAACAGTGGGGCTGAGACCTCAGGGGACGGCCTTCTGACCACCCCTGGAGAAATGTAGATATCAATGGGTGGTCTGATAAACCATTGGAGAATATAGATAGTGTCTAGTGAAGCCTGCTTCTTTTTGTCACATCATTTGGGGGCCTCTGATTATTGTGAAACCTACTAATTATTTTCTgaacctgttgttattgttgttgttgttgggggatAAGATGGGGGTTGCCACGTAATATAAGATATATACATCGCTTAATTTTCACTGAGTCTTGGAACAGTTTGGAGGTAGCAAACCCCACGGTTTATGTCTGTCTGGCATGTGCAGAAATAAACCTAAGAGTTTCTggaatcaacctggtctctgtctATCTGAAACACTGACAATCGATCCCAGACCCTTGATTCTGGA harbors:
- the PPP1R14C gene encoding protein phosphatase 1 regulatory subunit 14C, translating into MSVATGSSEAAGGAGGGGGARVFFQSPRGGAGGSPGSSRSAGSSREDSTPVAAAAGGQLQQQQQQQRRHQQGKVTVKYDRKELRKRLVLEEWIVEQLGQLYGCEEEEMPNVEIDIDDLLDADSEETRALKLQEALVDCYKPTEEFIKELLSRIRGMRKLSPPQKKGV